Proteins encoded by one window of Lathyrus oleraceus cultivar Zhongwan6 chromosome 1, CAAS_Psat_ZW6_1.0, whole genome shotgun sequence:
- the LOC127081439 gene encoding transcription elongation factor 1 homolog, whose amino-acid sequence MGKRKAKTKPPPKKRMDKLDTSFSCPFCNHGSSVECRIDMKNLIGEASCSICQENFSTTITALSEPIDVYSEWIDECELVNNQEDDGA is encoded by the exons ATGGGAAAGAGGAAAGCAAAAACAAAGCCTCCTCCAAAGAAACGAATGGATAAACTTGACACTTCCTTCAGTTGCCCTTTCTGTAATCATGGCAGCAGTGTTGAATGCCGCAT TGACATGAAGAACTTGATAGGAGAAGCTTCCTGCAGTATTTGCCAAGAGAACTTTAGCACTACTATCACAG CTTTATCCGAGCCAATAGACGT ATACAGTGAGTGGATTGATGAATGCGAACTGGTGAACAACCAGGAAGATGATGGTGCTTAG
- the LOC127081428 gene encoding uncharacterized protein LOC127081428 has translation MASVATTSSSLFTPFVSLRRNSKFSLFFPTQHLTNYKPQIFVLSCFPPKTIPVTEQQVLQAIADTSDQKRLPCVRTYENDLSQLTLVGAVDSRQAITAGAADGGNVAVEHIDAGMDAMVVETVFPASSGDHSTISTRLFLPARKVKERAAKLKKSLSEDIFSNTTSKNVLTMTFRQVVLEQIWTYYLTVFQPGEERKMEDLENPREVPASFTLSSSNEYLISVLAEVVCISALQSTQKQFLDKSQGGSRNGFFHWFQKPERIQSKDSVVILHKLFEDEIVENARSLLDKYHMMKDGFKPVKIKSGRFWWKPSCYEKLEKIGGSDFSAWTSEYVPAYRLEIDPKIMGDAKFQGWKMSAENRLEVLLTHSQMVGLAETLDMYYVDPYSLSDKELSCGVAAKYANVSNRKGGSLSKILSAILASGMFLVAISALGQFRLSRLSKERKHPVEHRSLPTSEVNVMHDSLDTTKVEEFCVSTVAKLKDAYGWSDEIKVEDGISAWIGELPAYLQGECVDLLSTSSEDIDADAKVSMQDIASYQVVFTSEGKIVGFQPLSRVAVNQWAGNPLARELYGGKKLTPGIVEPGLRIPLPKKVTVVELLMSVKPDAYFAMARPYQ, from the exons ATGGCTTCTGTAGCAACAACCAGCTCTTCACTGTTCACCCCGTTCGTTTCCCTTCGCCGCAATTCCAAATTCTCACTGTTCTTCCCAACGCAGCACCTTACAAACTACAAACCCCAAATCTTTGTCCTCTCTTGTTTTCCTCCAAAGACAATTCCGGTGACTGAGCAACAAGTTTTACAAGCAATTGCCGATACATCAGACCAAAAGAGACTCCCGTGTGTTAGAACATACGAAAATGATTTGTCTCAGCTAACTCTCGTCGGAGCTGTTGACTCCCGGCAAGCTATCACGGCAGGCGCGGCTGATGGCGGAAATGTTGCGGTGGAACACATTGACGCTGGTATGGATGCTATGGTTGTTGAAACCGTTTTTCCTGCTTCTTCCGGTGACCACAGCACCATTTCTACTCGGCTG TTCTTACCGGCTAGGAAAGTTAAAGAAAGGGCTGCTAAGCTCAAAAAGTCTCTCTCAGAAGATATATTTTCCAATACCACATCTAAGAATGTCTTGACTATGACATTTAGGCAAGTGGTTTTGGAGCAGATTTGGACCTATTATCTCACTGTCTTTCAACCGGGAGAAGAACGAAAAATGGAGGATCTTGAAAACCCTAGAGAG GTTCCTGCATCTTTCACTCTCAGTTCATCCAATGAATATCTTATCTCCGTGcttgcagaagttgtttgcaTCTCTGCTCTCCAAAGTACTCAAAAGCAATTTCTTGATAAATCACAGGGTGGTAGTAGAAATGGTTTCTTTCACTGGTTTCAAAAGCCTGAAAGGATACAATCAAAGGATTCTGTGGTCATCTTGCACAAATTATTTGAAGATGAGATAGTTGAAAATGCAAGAAGTCTATTGGATAAATATCACATGATGAAGGATGGATTCAAGCCTGTGAAAATAAAATCAGGGCGCTTTTGGTGGAAACCTTCCTGTTATGAAAAATTAGAGAAAATTGGTGGTTCTGATTTTAGTGCTTGGACAAGTGAGTATGTACCTGCATATCGGTTAGAGATTGACCCCAAAATAATGGGAGATGCAAAATTTCAGGGCTGGAAGATGTCTGCAGAGAATAGGTTGGAAGTTCTTTTGACCCACTCTCAAATG GTTGGCTTGGCAGAAACGTTAGATATGTACTATGTGGATCCCTATTCGTTATCAGATAAGGAATTATCCTGCGGAGTGGCGGCCAAGTATGCCAACGTGTCCAATAGAAAG GGGGgttctttatcaaaaatattgTCAGCCATTCTTGCAAGTGGCATGTTTCTTGTAGCAATCAGTGCTTTGGGTCAATTTCGTTTATCTCGTTTAAGCAAGGAAAGGAAACATCCCGTAGAACATAGGTCTCTACCAACATCTGAAGTCAACGTTATGCATGACTCTTTGGATACAACAAAG GTGGAAGAGTTTTGTGTCTCAACTGTTGCTAAGTTGAAGGATGCTTATGGCTGGTCAGATGAAATTAAGGTAGAAGATGGTATCAGTGCTTGGATTGGAGAATTGCCGGCTTACTTGCAAGGTGAATGCGTTGATTTACTTTCTACGTCTTCAGAGGATATAGATGCTGATGCAAAAGTGTCAATGCAGGATATTGCTAGTTACCAG GTGGTTTTCACTAGTGAGGGGAAAATAGTTGGTTTTCAACCCTTGAGTCGGGTGGCGGTTAATCAGTGGGCTGGTAATCCTCTGGCAAGGGAGCTGTATGGAGGGAAAAAGCTTACCCCAG GCATCGTTGAACCAGGTCTCAGGATTCCCCTTCCAAAAAAAGTAACTGTTGTAGAGTTGCTCATGTCAGTTAAACCAGATGCTTATTTTGCAATGGCTAGGCCATATCAGTGA